In a single window of the Bradyrhizobium sp. ORS 285 genome:
- a CDS encoding ABC transporter substrate-binding protein produces MSWSKSLTAAAFGLAMLLGSTAAQAEVKEIRLSKGYGILYLPLIVMEDQKLMEKQAEKAGLGPFKVSWQLLDGGNIINDAMMAGSLDIAGTGAPGFITLWAKAKGIPAVEVVGVSGLSSTSLWMNSNNPEIKSLKDFKPSDKIALPGIKTSLSAVMLQMMAAHEFGRENYAKLDPMTVGLPHPEAVAALTSGKTEITAHFTSPPFSYIELKDSKIHRVANSADVLGRLTMDVVFAPKRFVDANPKVVQAFLDALDEACTLIANDKAAAAEIYARTAKVKTTKEEVLEMLQDKDTWFSATPEGVLKIAEFMHGVGSIKVKPASWQDMFVTQLRDRKGS; encoded by the coding sequence ATGTCCTGGAGCAAATCACTCACCGCCGCCGCGTTCGGCCTCGCCATGCTGCTCGGCAGCACCGCCGCGCAGGCCGAGGTCAAGGAGATCAGGCTCTCAAAGGGCTACGGCATCCTCTATCTGCCGCTGATCGTGATGGAGGATCAGAAGCTGATGGAGAAGCAGGCCGAGAAGGCAGGCCTCGGTCCGTTCAAGGTGAGCTGGCAGCTGCTCGACGGCGGCAACATCATCAACGATGCGATGATGGCCGGCTCGCTCGACATCGCCGGCACCGGCGCGCCCGGCTTCATCACGCTGTGGGCCAAGGCCAAGGGCATTCCGGCGGTGGAAGTGGTCGGCGTCAGCGGTCTCTCGTCGACCTCGCTGTGGATGAACAGCAACAATCCCGAGATCAAGTCGCTGAAGGATTTCAAGCCGAGCGACAAGATCGCGCTGCCGGGAATCAAGACCTCGCTGTCGGCGGTGATGCTGCAGATGATGGCGGCGCACGAGTTCGGCCGTGAGAACTACGCCAAGCTCGATCCGATGACCGTCGGCCTGCCGCATCCGGAAGCGGTCGCGGCGCTGACCTCTGGCAAGACCGAGATCACGGCGCATTTCACTTCGCCGCCGTTCTCCTATATCGAGCTGAAGGATTCCAAGATCCATCGCGTGGCCAATTCAGCCGACGTGCTCGGACGCCTCACCATGGACGTGGTGTTCGCGCCGAAGCGTTTCGTCGACGCCAACCCGAAGGTCGTGCAGGCCTTCCTCGACGCGCTCGACGAAGCTTGTACGCTCATCGCCAACGACAAGGCCGCCGCCGCCGAGATCTACGCCCGCACCGCCAAGGTGAAGACCACCAAGGAGGAGGTGTTGGAGATGCTGCAGGACAAGGACACCTGGTTCTCCGCCACGCCGGAGGGGGTGCTCAAGATCGCCGAGTTCATGCACGGCGTCGGCTCGATCAAGGTCAAGCCGGCGAGCTGGCAGGACATGTTCGTGACCCAGCTGCGCGACAGGAAGGGAAGCTGA